A stretch of bacterium DNA encodes these proteins:
- a CDS encoding DegT/DnrJ/EryC1/StrS family aminotransferase — translation MEKLALLGGPKAVKNDSGDIFKWPIITKEIENAVLEVLWEGKMSGNDVTKEFEKEYAEWFGIKYALGHSTGTGALHGAMFGLGIGHGDEIICPSVTYWASALPVYSLGGTVVFADIDPETLCIDPNDIEERISERTKAIVVVHYAGRPADMDPIKEIARKHNIKVIEDVSHAHGALYKGKLTGTFGDVSAMSLMSGKSFAVGEAGIMLTNDQRVHERAILFGHYARHKEIQLEDLKAGAELPWGGYKYRMHQLSSAVGRVQLKNYPGQMKEIDKAMNYFWDLLEGTPGVKAHRPPKDSGTTMGGWYAARGLYRPEELEGLSVKRFCEAIKAEGGRCSPGGNKPLHLHPVFNDADIYNQGKPTRIANSPEGVDVRQPLGSLPVSENIHKRMFAIPWFKHYRPNIIEEHANAIKKVIKNYRELLPGDTKEEDAGGFGLTARQ, via the coding sequence ATGGAAAAACTGGCGCTTTTAGGAGGACCAAAAGCAGTTAAAAACGACTCAGGCGATATCTTTAAATGGCCCATTATTACCAAAGAAATTGAGAATGCTGTTCTGGAGGTACTCTGGGAAGGAAAGATGTCAGGTAATGACGTTACCAAGGAATTTGAAAAGGAGTATGCAGAATGGTTTGGCATAAAATATGCGCTTGGCCATTCTACAGGAACAGGGGCTCTGCACGGGGCAATGTTCGGATTAGGTATAGGACATGGGGACGAGATAATCTGTCCGAGTGTAACATACTGGGCATCAGCTCTGCCTGTATATTCCCTTGGAGGAACTGTGGTTTTTGCTGATATAGACCCTGAAACACTCTGTATTGATCCTAACGATATCGAAGAGAGAATTTCAGAGCGAACAAAAGCCATTGTAGTTGTTCACTATGCAGGGAGACCTGCTGACATGGATCCTATTAAGGAGATCGCGCGCAAACACAATATCAAGGTAATTGAGGATGTTTCTCATGCACATGGAGCACTGTATAAAGGAAAACTCACAGGAACATTCGGGGATGTCTCAGCTATGTCCCTTATGAGCGGAAAATCCTTTGCAGTAGGCGAAGCAGGTATTATGCTCACAAATGACCAGAGAGTTCACGAACGTGCAATTCTTTTTGGTCATTATGCACGACATAAAGAAATTCAGCTGGAGGATCTTAAGGCTGGTGCTGAACTCCCTTGGGGCGGTTACAAATACAGAATGCATCAGCTCTCCTCAGCCGTGGGACGCGTACAGCTGAAAAACTACCCTGGACAAATGAAGGAAATCGATAAGGCAATGAATTACTTCTGGGATCTTCTAGAGGGAACTCCCGGAGTCAAAGCACACCGTCCTCCAAAGGATTCGGGAACTACAATGGGTGGCTGGTATGCAGCCAGAGGACTATACAGGCCTGAAGAATTGGAGGGACTTTCCGTTAAAAGATTCTGCGAAGCAATAAAGGCCGAAGGGGGACGATGCAGTCCTGGAGGCAATAAACCATTGCATTTACATCCTGTTTTTAATGATGCAGACATATATAATCAGGGAAAACCCACCCGAATTGCAAATTCTCCTGAAGGCGTGGACGTAAGACAACCGCTCGGGAGTCTGCCGGTTTCCGAAAATATACACAAGCGCATGTTTGCTATCCCGTGGTTCAAGCACTACAGACCTAACATAATAGAAGAACATGCAAATGCAATTAAGAAAGTAATTAAAAATTACAGGGAACTCCTGCCCGGAGATACGAAAGAAGAGGATGCTGGAGGATTCGGTTTAACTGCAAGACAGTAA